The sequence GTTCGCGAGGCGCAGCAGGAACGGCTCGGCGCGCACCACCGCGGCGCCGTCCTCCCGTCCCACCACCCGGCCGCTGAGCACGTTCGCCGCACCCACGAGGCGCGCCACCGTGGCGGTGCGCGGACGCGCGGCCACGTCGGCCGGTGCCCCGCTCTGCACGACCCGTCCGGCGACCAGCACCACGATCATCTCGCCGAGCACGTGGGCCTCGTCGAAGTCGTGCGTCACGATCACCGCCGGCAGGTCGCGCGCCTCGACGAGGGCGATGAGGTCGCGGCGCAGCTGCTCGCGCACCGGTGCGTCGACCGCCGAAAACGGCTCGTCGAGCAGCAGGGCCCGCGGGTCGGTCGCCAGCGCGCGGGCCAGCGCCACCCGCTGCCGCTCGCCCGCGGACAGATCGGCCGGCCGGCGCTCTCCGTACCCGGGCAGCCCGACCGCGGCAAGGAGAGCGAGCGCCCGCGTCGGCTCGCGGCCGCGCCAGACCCGGCGCATCCCGAACGCGACGTTTGCGGCCGCGTCGAGGTGCGGAAACAGGCCGTCGCCCTGCAGCACGGCGCCGGTTCGCCGGCGCCACGGCGGGACGTTGATGCCCCGTTCCGTGTCGAGCAGCACCGTTTTCCCGATGGCGACGTAGCCGCGCGGCGGCACGAGGAGTCCCGCCATACACTGCAGCGTCATGGTCTTTCCCGCGCCCGAGGGACCGAAGAGCACGGTCCGCCGGTGCGCCGAGCGGAACGACACGTCAAGCGTGAAGTTGCCCAGACGGCAGGCGGCGGCGACGGTCAGCACGGGCGGCGTCTCACCAAGACATCACCGCCGCGCCGCAGCGCCGGCCGCCCGGACGACCGCGAGGGCCGCGATCCCGAGCACCCCGAGGAGCGCCGCGATCGGGAGCGCCGCGCGCAGTCCTTGAGCGCCGAACTGGACGAATAGGTACACCGGGAGCGAGTACGGATGATACGCCAGCATGACCGTCGCACCGAACTCGCCGAGCGCGCGCAGCCAGGCAAGCGGCAGGCCGGCGAGGATGCCGGGCCACGCGAGCGGGAGCGACACACGGAAGAACGTCCGCAGCGGGGGAACGCCGAGCGCGTACGAAACCCGCTCGAGCGCCGGATCGACCCCGGCGAAGGCCACCTGCGCCGCCACGATCAGAAACGGCGCGGCGACGAAGACCTGGGCGAGCACGATACCCGGCCACGCGTCGGCGATCTGAATGCTCCGGGCGTCGAACCACCAGCCAAGGACCCCGCGCGGACCGAAGACGGTCAGGAGTAGCAGCCCTCCGGCGAGCGGCGGCACCACGAGCGGCAGGTAGACCGCCCCGGCGACGAGGGCCTTGCCGCGGAAGTCGCCGCGGGCGAGAACGTAGGCGAGCGGCACTCCTAGGACCATCGCGATCGCGGTCGAGGCGGTCGCCGTCGCGACCGACACGCCGACGGCGCCGGCGTTGATCGCGTCCCGCGCCGCGGCGATCGTATCGGCACGGTCGAGGGAGGCGAAGCCGACGAGGAACGGAACCGCGAGATAGAGCACGAGCACCGCGCCGAGCGCGGCGAGGATCGCGGGAAGACGCCGGGACGCCCGCGCGGCCTCGGCGGCGCCCGCGTGAGAGCGCCCGGCGAGACGCGAATCCGCCTCTGCCCGGTCCAGCGGGTCTATGATGTCGGACGCCCTCGGTCGTGCCATCGCCTTGCCAGTATACTTGACGCGGCGCCGCGTGAAAAAGTGCGCCGGGGCGGCCGGCCATCGCCGGCCGCCCCGGCCCGTGTCCGCTACCGAAACCCGTGCGGCCTTACTGCAGGGTGGTGTTGATCGTCATCGACGGTGTCCGCGCCGCGCCGGTGCTGTCCACCAGGACCGCGGAGATCGTCACGGTCACGCCGCGCAGCGGGGGCGTCGGATTGAAGGTTGCCGACCAGTTGCCGTTCGCATCGGCCGTCACCGTCTGCGTGCCGAGCGTACCGCGCACGGCGGGCGGCGTCCCGGGTCCGGCGTAATCCGCCCCGACTCTGACCAGCGACCCGGGCGGCGCCGTCCCCGCAACCGTGAACGGCGCCCGGATCCCCGCGCCCGGCGTCGGGCTGTTGATCATGGGCGCGCCGGCCGGCGCCTGCGCCGCGGAGTTGATCGAGACCTGCATCGGCGCCGTCGCCGTCAGCACTCGATTGTTGGGCGCCGTGATCGACACCACGACGTCGGTATTCGTGACGCGATCGCCGGGTTGGATCGCATACGTGCCGATGTAGGTTCCCGGCTGGGCAATCGACTCCCGCATCGGCAGTCCGGCCCGCACGCCGTCGATCGAGAACGTCGCGGCGCCGCCCAACGGGCCGGTGGCCACGACGGTCATCACGTCGCCCGGCACGAGCGGACGCCCGGTGG comes from bacterium and encodes:
- a CDS encoding ABC transporter ATP-binding protein, with the translated sequence MLTVAAACRLGNFTLDVSFRSAHRRTVLFGPSGAGKTMTLQCMAGLLVPPRGYVAIGKTVLLDTERGINVPPWRRRTGAVLQGDGLFPHLDAAANVAFGMRRVWRGREPTRALALLAAVGLPGYGERRPADLSAGERQRVALARALATDPRALLLDEPFSAVDAPVREQLRRDLIALVEARDLPAVIVTHDFDEAHVLGEMIVVLVAGRVVQSGAPADVAARPRTATVARLVGAANVLSGRVVGREDGAAVVRAEPFLLRLANPAGGERVQVCVRPEGLRVGPAGSGGVEARVLRVLPRRVGATVLLAAGGTQLEAWTADRPPEPGTLVDVSIPDGAAHALEPEEPRTATMQSTPAR
- a CDS encoding ABC transporter permease, translated to MARPRASDIIDPLDRAEADSRLAGRSHAGAAEAARASRRLPAILAALGAVLVLYLAVPFLVGFASLDRADTIAAARDAINAGAVGVSVATATASTAIAMVLGVPLAYVLARGDFRGKALVAGAVYLPLVVPPLAGGLLLLTVFGPRGVLGWWFDARSIQIADAWPGIVLAQVFVAAPFLIVAAQVAFAGVDPALERVSYALGVPPLRTFFRVSLPLAWPGILAGLPLAWLRALGEFGATVMLAYHPYSLPVYLFVQFGAQGLRAALPIAALLGVLGIAALAVVRAAGAAARR